The following are encoded in a window of Candidatus Fluviicola riflensis genomic DNA:
- a CDS encoding acyl-CoA thioesterase, protein MELITTYICKQFDIGIHSNMFGGRIMSLIDDAAGSYAAQLCDTPNVVTIKFDELVFKKPVKVGSILKIYGKVLRFGNTSLELYMEMRRHNVYTGLQEIVTHTNVKFVRIDEDGNAIPISELIKDRYALRLKQFGKGLLSSEARELLVLTEEVNA, encoded by the coding sequence GTACATTTGCAAACAGTTTGATATCGGAATTCACTCGAATATGTTCGGTGGTAGAATTATGTCATTGATTGATGACGCCGCGGGTTCGTATGCTGCTCAATTGTGCGATACACCAAATGTAGTGACCATCAAATTTGATGAACTTGTGTTCAAAAAACCGGTGAAAGTGGGAAGCATTTTAAAGATTTACGGTAAAGTGCTTCGTTTTGGGAATACTTCGCTGGAGTTGTACATGGAAATGCGCCGACACAATGTATACACGGGCCTTCAGGAGATTGTTACGCATACAAATGTGAAATTTGTGCGCATCGACGAAGATGGAAATGCCATTCCGATTTCCGAACTGATCAAAGACCGGTACGCCTTGCGTTTAAAACAATTCGGAAAAGGATTGCTGAGTTCCGAAGCACGCGAATTATTGGTGCTGACAGAAGAAGTAAACGCTTGA